TTCGACATCCAACGCACCGGTCCCTCGACGGGCATGCCGACGCGGACGCAGCAATGTGATATCCAGACCACCGCTTATGCTTCGCACGGCGACACCAAACATATCGTCCTCTACCCGTCTGATCCGAATGAGTGTTTCGACTTTGCGGTCCGCTCGTTTGATCTGGCTGAGCGATTCCAGACCCCGGTCTTCTTCCTGTCCGATATTGATCTCGGCATGAATGACTGGATGGTCGATGAGCTGACCTGGGATGACAATTATGTCCCTGATCGCGGCAAGGTCGTGACCAAGGACGACCTCGACAAGATGGAATCCTTCTCGCGCTATCTGGACGTGGATGGCGATCACATTCCGTATCGTTCGCTGCCAGGGACGGATCCGAAAGGCGCCTACTTCCTGCGCGGCTCAGGCCACAATGCCCATGCGCGCTATACTGAGCTTGGGCACGAGTATCAGGAGATCGTGGATCGCCTACTCGCCAAATGGGAGAGCGCCAAAACCGCTGTGCCTGCGCCGATCGTCCAGAAGGCCGCGGGCTCTACTCGATATGGCATGATCGCCATCGGCACCAGCGATGCTGCAGCGACCGAGGCGCGGACGCGGCTCGAAGCGGATGGCATGCCGGTCGATTATATGCGAGTCCGCGCCTTCCCGTTCACGGATGAAGTGGAAGCCTTCATCGCCGACCATGAGGAAGTCTTCGTGGTCGAACAGAACCGCGATGCACAGCTGCTCAACCTGTTGCTGACGGAAACCAATGCAGCGCGCGAGAAGCTGATCCCGGTCCTGCATTATTCCGGTGAGCCCTTGAATTACCGCTTTGTCTGCGACGCATTGATGAAGCGGATCAAACTGAGGAAGATCGCATGACCTCGTTTCTGAAACCCAAGATCCGCCGCCATAATGAGCCGTTGAATGAGCTCGGCCTCGCCCGCGTCGATTATGAAGGCAACATGTCGACGCTGTGCGCCGGTTGTGGCCATGACAGTGTGACCGCCGCGATTGTCCGAGCGTTTTACGAACTCTCGATCCCGCCGCACCGGGCGCTGAAGATTTCCGGGATTGGCTGCTCGTCCAAGACGACAAGCTATTTCATGAATGACTCGCATGGCGCGAATACAGTGCACGGGCGCATGCCGTCTTTTGCGACCGGAGCGCTGTCCGCGAACAATGATCTGCCGACCATCGGGATATCCGGCGACGGAGACAGTCTCTCCATCGGCCTCGGTCAGATGGCGCATGCCATGCGGCGCAATGTGAACATGCTCTACATGCTCGAGAATAATGGCGTGTACGGGCTCACCAAGGGCCAGTTCTCGGCCTCTGCCGATCTTGGTTCCTTGCCCAAGAAGGGCGACCCGAACGAGTTTCCGGCGATTGATCCGGTGGCCTTTGCGCTCTCGGTGGGTGCGACTTTCATTGCCCGAAGTTTCTCAGGTGACCGAAAGCAATTGGTCTCACTGATCAAGGCCGGTTTGAAGCATAAGGGCTTTGCGATCATTGACGTGATCAGCCCCTGCGTGAGCTTCAATGATCATAAGGGCTCAACCAAATCCTATGCTCACACATACGAGTTCTACTCCAAGGCCGTGCATGCCGACTATATCGCGCCGAGCCAGGAAATCGTCGCCGCTTATGATGAGGGCGAGGTGATGCCGGTCGAGTTGCACGATGGCGGCTATATTCAACTGCGCAAGCTCGATGCCGACTATGATCCAACCGATCGCGGTGCGGCGTTCAATCGGGTCATGGACAGTGAACGTAAGAACGAGATCCTGACCGGCTTGCTCTTTATCGACGAGAAGCAGCCCGACCTGCACGAAACGCAGAATATGGAAGCGCGGCCACTGAACGAGATTCCGTATACGGAGCTCAATCCCGGGGCGGACGCTTTATCGGCGCTTCAGGCGGAATTTCGGTAGTTTATCGACCGCATTCCTGACGCAAGTCAGGACCTATGGCGGTCGAGACCATGATCAGCCAGCCGCCATGGGTGCCAACTTGAGTTGGCAGTGCGGGATGTTCGCCACCGCGGCTCTAAGCCGCCACCACATTCTGCTCGATCGCGCCAAAGATCGACTTGCCAGCCTGATCCAGCATCTCGATCCGCACGCTGTCGCCGGCTTTCATGAACGGTGTCTTGAACTCGCCCGTCGCGATCTTCTCGATCATGCGAATTTCGGCAATGCAGGAATAGCCGAGCCCACCTTCGCTGACCGGCTTGCCGGGGCCTCCGTCTGCGCCTTTATTCGACACCGTGCCTGATCCAATCACGGTCCCGGCACAAAGCGGACGTGTCTTGGCGGCATGGCTCACCAGGCGCGCCAGAGAGAAGGTCGCATCCTCCGCCGCCTCGGCACGGCCAAAGGGTTCGCCATTATAATCCACCCGCAGCGGCAAGTGGACGAGACTGTCTTTCCAGACCTCTCCCAATTCCTCCGGCGTCACCGCGACCGGCGAGAA
This DNA window, taken from Hyphomonas sp. Mor2, encodes the following:
- a CDS encoding 2-oxoacid:ferredoxin oxidoreductase subunit beta, whose translation is MTSFLKPKIRRHNEPLNELGLARVDYEGNMSTLCAGCGHDSVTAAIVRAFYELSIPPHRALKISGIGCSSKTTSYFMNDSHGANTVHGRMPSFATGALSANNDLPTIGISGDGDSLSIGLGQMAHAMRRNVNMLYMLENNGVYGLTKGQFSASADLGSLPKKGDPNEFPAIDPVAFALSVGATFIARSFSGDRKQLVSLIKAGLKHKGFAIIDVISPCVSFNDHKGSTKSYAHTYEFYSKAVHADYIAPSQEIVAAYDEGEVMPVELHDGGYIQLRKLDADYDPTDRGAAFNRVMDSERKNEILTGLLFIDEKQPDLHETQNMEARPLNEIPYTELNPGADALSALQAEFR